The following are encoded together in the Culex pipiens pallens isolate TS chromosome 1, TS_CPP_V2, whole genome shotgun sequence genome:
- the LOC120427215 gene encoding uncharacterized protein LOC120427215 isoform X3 → MSAQSVKIVIPVESSAEQEVHQRNSRKMLKEVQNSSAMNKENVIKSVLGSKLPAFMAHKELAKKTLFVDPAEAAIELKRKKMVQSQSSQTSPEKASGSRPTITEEDLTSAEGPSQQYWEVLAEKRRAALEESLSENMDLYEKLSSLEEELSTSKQMLQESRNLVEVLTELLQEGEAEKEEAAAVGKHGGGASLEDDSGVVPEVPSDDDDDSL, encoded by the exons ATGTCCGCACAAAGTGTTAAAATCGTCATCCCGGTGGAATCCAGTGCAGAGCAGGAGGTA CACCAACGAAACTCGCGCAAGATGCTGAAGGAGGTGCAGAACAGTTCCGCCATGAACAAGGAAAATGTCATCAAGTCGGTGTTGGGCTCGAAGCTGCCGGCCTTCATGGCCCACAAGGAGCTGGCCAAAAAGACACTGTT TGTCGACCCGGCGGAGGCCGCCATCGAGCTGAAGCGCAAAAAGATGGTCCAGTCCCAGTCGAGCCAGACATCGCCGGAGAAGGCGTCCGGCTCGAGGCCGACCATCACCGAGGAGGACCTGACCTCGGCCGAAGGTCCCAGCCAGCAGTACTGGGAGGTGCTGGCCGAGAAGCGACGCGCCGCGCTCGAGGAGTCCCTCTCGGAGAACATGGACCTGTACGAGAAGCTGTCGTCGCTCGAGGAGGAACTCAGCACGTCCAAGCAGATGCTGCAGGAGTCGCGCAATCTCGTCGAAGTGCTGACCGAGCTGCTGCAGGAGGGCGAAGCCGAGAAGGAGGAAGCCGCTGCGGTTGGGAAGCACGGCGGCGGAGCCAGCTTGGAGGACGACAGTGGCGTCGTGCCGGAAGTTccgagcgacgacgacgacgattcgCTGTGA
- the LOC120427215 gene encoding uncharacterized protein LOC120427215 isoform X1, which translates to MSAQSVKIVIPVESSAEQEVEHQRNSRKMLKEVQNSSAMNKENVIKSVLGSKLPAFMAHKELAKKTLFVDPAEAAIELKRKKMVQSQSSQTSPEKASGSRPTITEEDLTSAEGPSQQYWEVLAEKRRAALEESLSENMDLYEKLSSLEEELSTSKQMLQESRNLVEVLTELLQEGEAEKEEAAAVGKHGGGASLEDDSGVVPEVPSDDDDDSL; encoded by the exons ATGTCCGCACAAAGTGTTAAAATCGTCATCCCGGTGGAATCCAGTGCAGAGCAGGAGGTA GAGCACCAACGAAACTCGCGCAAGATGCTGAAGGAGGTGCAGAACAGTTCCGCCATGAACAAGGAAAATGTCATCAAGTCGGTGTTGGGCTCGAAGCTGCCGGCCTTCATGGCCCACAAGGAGCTGGCCAAAAAGACACTGTT TGTCGACCCGGCGGAGGCCGCCATCGAGCTGAAGCGCAAAAAGATGGTCCAGTCCCAGTCGAGCCAGACATCGCCGGAGAAGGCGTCCGGCTCGAGGCCGACCATCACCGAGGAGGACCTGACCTCGGCCGAAGGTCCCAGCCAGCAGTACTGGGAGGTGCTGGCCGAGAAGCGACGCGCCGCGCTCGAGGAGTCCCTCTCGGAGAACATGGACCTGTACGAGAAGCTGTCGTCGCTCGAGGAGGAACTCAGCACGTCCAAGCAGATGCTGCAGGAGTCGCGCAATCTCGTCGAAGTGCTGACCGAGCTGCTGCAGGAGGGCGAAGCCGAGAAGGAGGAAGCCGCTGCGGTTGGGAAGCACGGCGGCGGAGCCAGCTTGGAGGACGACAGTGGCGTCGTGCCGGAAGTTccgagcgacgacgacgacgattcgCTGTGA
- the LOC120427215 gene encoding uncharacterized protein LOC120427215 isoform X2, whose amino-acid sequence MSAQSVKIVIPVESSAEQEEHQRNSRKMLKEVQNSSAMNKENVIKSVLGSKLPAFMAHKELAKKTLFVDPAEAAIELKRKKMVQSQSSQTSPEKASGSRPTITEEDLTSAEGPSQQYWEVLAEKRRAALEESLSENMDLYEKLSSLEEELSTSKQMLQESRNLVEVLTELLQEGEAEKEEAAAVGKHGGGASLEDDSGVVPEVPSDDDDDSL is encoded by the exons ATGTCCGCACAAAGTGTTAAAATCGTCATCCCGGTGGAATCCAGTGCAGAGCAGGAG GAGCACCAACGAAACTCGCGCAAGATGCTGAAGGAGGTGCAGAACAGTTCCGCCATGAACAAGGAAAATGTCATCAAGTCGGTGTTGGGCTCGAAGCTGCCGGCCTTCATGGCCCACAAGGAGCTGGCCAAAAAGACACTGTT TGTCGACCCGGCGGAGGCCGCCATCGAGCTGAAGCGCAAAAAGATGGTCCAGTCCCAGTCGAGCCAGACATCGCCGGAGAAGGCGTCCGGCTCGAGGCCGACCATCACCGAGGAGGACCTGACCTCGGCCGAAGGTCCCAGCCAGCAGTACTGGGAGGTGCTGGCCGAGAAGCGACGCGCCGCGCTCGAGGAGTCCCTCTCGGAGAACATGGACCTGTACGAGAAGCTGTCGTCGCTCGAGGAGGAACTCAGCACGTCCAAGCAGATGCTGCAGGAGTCGCGCAATCTCGTCGAAGTGCTGACCGAGCTGCTGCAGGAGGGCGAAGCCGAGAAGGAGGAAGCCGCTGCGGTTGGGAAGCACGGCGGCGGAGCCAGCTTGGAGGACGACAGTGGCGTCGTGCCGGAAGTTccgagcgacgacgacgacgattcgCTGTGA